Below is a genomic region from Streptomyces ferrugineus.
GCCACGGCCCTGGAAGGCTGTCTGCGGGTCCTGGAGGAGTGCCGCAGCCGGGGGCTTCGGCCCCGGGCCGTGGACATCGGCGGCGGCTTCGGCGTCAACTACCTCGCCGACGGCGGCCAATGGGAGCGGTACACCACCGAACTGACCGAAGCCGTGCTGGGCATCCGCCCGCCCCTGACATACGGCGGCCACGGCTACGGACTGCGCAACGAATCCGGCACCCTGCGCGGCGCCCTCGGCCTGTACCCGGCGCACCGTCCCATCGCGGGCGCCCGCTATCTCGACGAACTGCTCGCGCACCCGGCGGCGTCCCTGGGCGGCCGCCCCCTGGCCGCGCTGCTCCTCGACCACCTCTACGACCTGCACATCGAACCCGGCCGGGCCCTCCTGGACCAGTGCGGACTGACCCTGACCAAGGTCCTGGAGGTGCGCGACCAGGAGACCGACGGCCCCTTGGCCGTACGGCTGGCGGCGAAGGCCGACGACGTGGCGCTGGAGGACCACGGGGTGCTCATGGACCCGGTCGTCGTCCCACGGGACGGAGCGGACGCGGACCGCGCCGAACCGGTCGCCGTGCACCTCTTCGGCAGCCGCTGCCTGGAGTCCGACCTGATCACCCGCCGCACGGTCTTCCTGCCCCGCCGCCCCGTCCCCGGCGACCTGCTGGCCTTCGCCAACACGGCCGGCTACTGCATGGACTTCCACGCCACCCGTGCCCAGCACCAGCCCGCCGCGCGCAAGGCCGCCGTCTGGCAGGAGGGCGACAGATGGCGCTGGTGCCTGGACGACCAGTACTGGCCGACCACACCCGTGGGGGGAGCGCAGTGAGGTACGACAGCATCACCGAGGCCATCGGCAACACACCGCTGGTGCGCATCGACCCGGCCGTGCACGGCCTGAGCCACATCGACCTGTACGCCAAGCTGGAGCTGCTCAACCCCTTCGGTTCGGTGAAGGACCGGGCCGCCTGGAACATGGCCCGCCCGCGGCTGGCCGCCGCGCCCGAGCGGGGCGGTCAGGTCGTCGAGCTGTCGAGCGGCAACACCGCCAAGGCCCTCGCCGTCCTCGCGGGCATGCACGGACGGACCTTCAAGAGCGTCACCAACCGGATGCGCATCCCGGAGATCAAGGACCTGCTGCTGCTGCTCGGCGCGGAGATCGAGGAACTGCCCGGCCAGAGCGAGTGCCTGGACCCGACGGCCACCGACGACCCGCTCACCCAGTTCCACCGCACCCTGTCCGAGCCCGGCAGCACCTACCTGCACACCGACC
It encodes:
- a CDS encoding type III PLP-dependent enzyme domain-containing protein, with protein sequence MGGQPLYLEPRLESRLRSLADSPELLHRLTDALGSPLNMVVPDQLADNLQQFRSVYGSHHLSGQVFFAHKANRSSALLRRLAATDAGVDVASLGELQHALGAGFTPDRITATGPKNPEFLWLAARTSVTVSLDTRGELDQLATLVRKHALPRTRVLLRLSGFEASGVRVLSRRSRFGTAVGESTALLETVERHGDVVDLVGVAYHMDTTSLTEKATALEGCLRVLEECRSRGLRPRAVDIGGGFGVNYLADGGQWERYTTELTEAVLGIRPPLTYGGHGYGLRNESGTLRGALGLYPAHRPIAGARYLDELLAHPAASLGGRPLAALLLDHLYDLHIEPGRALLDQCGLTLTKVLEVRDQETDGPLAVRLAAKADDVALEDHGVLMDPVVVPRDGADADRAEPVAVHLFGSRCLESDLITRRTVFLPRRPVPGDLLAFANTAGYCMDFHATRAQHQPAARKAAVWQEGDRWRWCLDDQYWPTTPVGGAQ